In a single window of the Pseudorca crassidens isolate mPseCra1 chromosome 9, mPseCra1.hap1, whole genome shotgun sequence genome:
- the LOC137231186 gene encoding LOW QUALITY PROTEIN: olfactory receptor 8B3-like (The sequence of the model RefSeq protein was modified relative to this genomic sequence to represent the inferred CDS: inserted 1 base in 1 codon), whose protein sequence is MLARNDSLVTEFILAGLTDHPELRQPLFYLFLMIYIVTMVGNLGSIILIGLNSHLHTPVYYLVFNXSFIDLCCSSVFTPQMLMNFVFRKNIISYIGCVTQLFFFLFFVISECYMLTSMAYDSYVAICTPLLYKVTMFHKVCLVLSLAAYVMGFTGASAHTGCMLRRTFCNVNINHYLCDILPLLQVSCTSTYVSEVVVLIVVGINITVPSFTILVSYIFILTSILHIKSAQGRSKAFSTCNSHIIALSFFGSAAFMYLKYSSPGSMDLKKIYSVFYTNVVPMVNLLIYILRNKDIKVTLRKSLFKNPEENHVLI, encoded by the exons ATGCTGGCTAGAAATGACTCCTTAGTGACTGAATTTATACTTGCTGGATTAACAGACCATCCAGAGCTCCGGCAGCCCCTCTTTTACCTGTTTCTAATGATCTACATTGTCACCATGGTGGGCAACCTGGGCTCGATCATTCTTATTGGTCTAAATTctcacctccacacccccgtgtaCTATTTAGTCTTCA CATCCTTCATTGATCTCTGTTGCTCCTCTGTTTTCACCCCCCAGATGCTGATGAACTTTGTATTCAGGAAGAATATCATCTCCTATATTGGGTGCGTGActcagctgtttttctttctcttttttgtcatCTCTGAATGCTATATGTTGACCTCAATGGCCTATGATAGCTATGTGGCCATCTGTACTCCATTGCTGTATAAGGTCACCATGTTCCATAAGGTCTGTTTGGTGCTATCTTTGGCTGCGTATGTGATGGGGTTTACTGGAGCCTCTGCCCACACAGGGTGCATGCTTAGACGAACCTTCTGCAATGTTAATATCAACCATTACTTGTGTGACATCCTCCCACTCCTCCAAGTCTCTTGCACCAGCACTTATGTCAGTGAGGTGGTAGTTCTCATTGTTGTGGGTATTAATATCACAGTACCCAGTTTCACCATCCTAGTTTCTTACATCTTCATCCTTACTAGCATTCTTCATATCAAATCTGCTCAGGGAAGATCGAAAGCCTTCAGCACGTGTAACTCCCACATcattgctctctctttttttggttcAGCAGCATTCATGTACCTTAAATATTCTTCTCCTGGATCTATGGAcctgaaaaaaatttattctgttttctataCTAATGTGGTGCCCATGGTCaatcttttgatttacattttgagAAACAAGGATATCAAAGTGACACTGAGGAAATCCCTGTTTAAGAATCCAGAGGAGAACCATGTTCTAATTTGA